The Sediminispirochaeta smaragdinae DSM 11293 genome has a segment encoding these proteins:
- a CDS encoding glucosyl-3-phosphoglycerate synthase, whose product MNLNNWIRKNTYHHTDFSDLSALVEEKQRRELTISLCIPTLNEEKTIGKEVVLFRSELMNHYPLIDEIAIIDSGSTDKTIEVAKSFGADTYLASDILPRLESKRGKGENLWKAIYQLRGDIIVYIDADIKNIHPRFAYGLIGPLVYRPEVQYVKAFYDRPLAFSQGVRPSGGGRVTEILVRPLFSLFFPELSAIIQPLSGEYAVRRAVLEQIPFPIGYGVETSHLIDIYQLLGMEAFAQTDLDQRVHRNQDTRSLGKMSFGILQTFFNRLQSLNIIGDELELETILRQFQVKEDQFESIEFNIIEEERPPMQGIEEYAEKMKKRGEKT is encoded by the coding sequence ATGAATCTTAACAATTGGATCAGAAAGAATACCTATCACCATACCGATTTTTCCGACCTTTCCGCACTGGTCGAAGAGAAGCAGCGCCGGGAGCTCACCATCTCGCTCTGTATCCCAACCCTGAACGAGGAAAAAACCATTGGGAAAGAGGTCGTCCTCTTCCGATCGGAATTGATGAATCACTACCCGCTCATCGACGAAATAGCAATCATCGATTCGGGTTCCACGGACAAAACCATCGAGGTGGCAAAATCTTTTGGTGCCGACACCTATCTTGCTTCCGATATCTTGCCTCGTCTTGAGTCAAAGCGGGGTAAGGGGGAAAACCTTTGGAAGGCGATCTATCAGCTTCGAGGAGATATCATTGTGTATATCGATGCCGATATCAAGAATATACATCCACGTTTTGCTTACGGTTTGATAGGTCCCCTTGTTTATCGGCCCGAAGTCCAGTATGTGAAGGCTTTCTACGACAGGCCCCTGGCCTTTAGCCAGGGTGTTCGTCCTTCAGGAGGGGGAAGAGTGACCGAGATTCTTGTACGCCCCCTTTTCAGCCTCTTTTTTCCTGAATTATCGGCAATTATACAGCCCTTGTCGGGCGAATATGCCGTGAGGCGAGCGGTCCTTGAGCAGATTCCGTTTCCCATCGGCTACGGAGTTGAAACCAGCCACCTCATCGATATCTATCAGCTTTTGGGGATGGAGGCCTTTGCGCAAACGGACCTCGACCAACGGGTCCATCGAAATCAGGATACCAGGAGCCTTGGTAAAATGTCGTTTGGTATCTTGCAAACCTTCTTTAATAGGCTTCAGAGCTTGAATATCATCGGTGACGAGCTTGAGCTTGAAACGATTCTCAGGCAGTTTCAGGTCAAAGAGGATCAATTCGAATCGATCGAGTTCAACATCATCGAGGAAGAACGGCCCCCGATGCAAGGCATCGAGGAATATGCAGAAAAAATGAAGAAAAGGGGCGAAAAAACATGA
- a CDS encoding lipopolysaccharide assembly protein LapA domain-containing protein, with protein sequence MISLVIDILLLIVLAVFVALNVPYTTDVNIFGHVTQGVSSVAVILISIVVGVLFSFFFYLGESMRKSRKTKEKRRLKELKEKEKLIAKVPQSDESKAEKQKQIQKQPRLFDRFGKRG encoded by the coding sequence ATGATTTCTCTGGTTATAGATATCTTGTTACTCATCGTTTTAGCCGTTTTTGTGGCTCTCAATGTCCCATATACCACCGACGTCAATATTTTCGGACATGTCACACAAGGGGTGTCTTCTGTCGCGGTCATCCTCATCAGCATTGTTGTGGGAGTACTATTCTCTTTTTTCTTCTATCTCGGTGAGAGTATGAGGAAATCGAGAAAGACAAAGGAGAAGCGACGATTGAAGGAACTAAAGGAAAAAGAGAAATTAATTGCCAAAGTTCCTCAAAGTGATGAAAGTAAAGCAGAAAAACAAAAACAGATACAAAAGCAGCCCCGGCTGTTTGACCGTTTCGGCAAAAGAGGATAA
- a CDS encoding divergent PAP2 family protein, with protein MEALLQNRILWLTLAVTMTAQALKVLIELLIEKKLDLRRMGETGGMPSSHSAAVSCLAVSMGLTQGFGSPFFTISAVLAVVVIYDSTGIRQAAGKHAEIINEMSNELADLIEHGYQPQKLKTLLGHTYPQAVAGIALGIVAALIFARQ; from the coding sequence ATGGAAGCACTTCTTCAAAATAGAATTTTATGGCTTACCCTTGCCGTCACCATGACGGCGCAGGCCCTGAAAGTCCTTATAGAATTGTTGATAGAGAAAAAGCTCGACCTCAGGCGAATGGGGGAAACAGGAGGGATGCCATCAAGTCACTCCGCTGCTGTCTCCTGTCTTGCGGTCTCGATGGGGTTGACCCAGGGCTTTGGAAGCCCTTTTTTTACCATCTCTGCGGTCCTCGCCGTTGTGGTAATCTATGATTCGACAGGCATTAGGCAGGCGGCAGGAAAGCACGCGGAAATCATCAACGAAATGAGCAACGAGCTGGCTGACCTTATCGAACACGGCTATCAACCTCAAAAGTTGAAAACCCTTCTTGGTCATACCTACCCTCAGGCGGTCGCAGGAATCGCTCTTGGCATTGTGGCAGCGCTTATATTTGCGCGGCAGTGA
- a CDS encoding MFS transporter — protein MVQELASSEKRDARKYLTWFEGTNAASYILISGQMIILLALRLGADNFFVGLISSFQYIAFFFMLIGRAMVGHIGLRRMMCRFWILRSLLLVPVLFVPFFAAAGHKEIGLLLIALALLGFHIFRGIAIIGFNPILGMVMEQRTMGSYLSRLQIVNQIATLVFSLIVALSIGKSAPLWRYAFFIGLGIVLGLLAGAIITKFPDPVLIGGGKDDGFWAGIRTALKRSDFRRFIIHFFLLSLVTGMAVPFIIVYAKEVYLRSDQTVMLLTVVGGFGAIAMGLLSRLLLDRIGAKPLYMLYTMLFTVSLIPLVIAPDLDGGMVFFLLAFVFFFYYAGQLGGQVSSKNYFYAITDKTEHLNLGIVYQMTMGVGNAVGALTGGALLGRLLALPMFSLVDAYRIYFGTLLFFFLVMMATALFIKDAGRYTVGNALSIIFSPRDLRAVVLLDKLDRSEDVQQEMKVLDDIAEVGSPVAVDELLEKLKSPRFYVRARALRALEAVPMNQDITKVLIREVKKRTYTTAHIAARIIGRKRLKAGEAVLISALRSPDYLLKANAMIALARIGGSDKRSLIEGTLERSHNPMVIMHGAVALQLLGDIAALPALAGLLKRKDPPSFLRDEIILSMAALLSMERWFYPLYSLFQSKRRDGVDELLDRFNSGLGKEQKDEFADLHLACSLILKQPERFSEALIPVFKRLPLPHGLESELLVQLASDPELLRFERLRFFLAAMSVRFLLGGGSDHKKRSRKHGKRLYRRKDDPIDL, from the coding sequence ATGGTACAAGAGCTTGCTTCTTCCGAAAAGCGTGACGCCAGAAAATATCTGACCTGGTTTGAAGGTACAAACGCTGCTTCCTATATTCTCATCAGCGGACAGATGATTATTCTCCTTGCGCTCAGGCTGGGGGCTGACAACTTTTTCGTTGGTCTCATCAGTTCTTTTCAATATATTGCCTTCTTCTTTATGCTGATAGGTCGGGCGATGGTCGGGCACATTGGCCTAAGAAGAATGATGTGCAGGTTCTGGATACTTCGCAGCCTTTTGCTTGTTCCTGTTCTTTTTGTTCCCTTTTTTGCCGCTGCAGGACATAAAGAGATTGGTCTCCTTCTTATTGCCCTTGCGCTTTTAGGATTTCATATTTTTCGGGGCATTGCGATCATCGGATTCAATCCCATTCTGGGGATGGTGATGGAGCAGCGAACCATGGGTTCGTATCTGAGCCGTCTTCAGATTGTCAACCAGATCGCGACCCTTGTTTTTTCGCTGATTGTCGCCCTCAGCATAGGGAAGAGTGCTCCGTTATGGCGTTATGCCTTCTTCATCGGGCTTGGCATAGTACTTGGGCTTTTGGCCGGCGCTATCATTACCAAGTTTCCTGATCCTGTTCTAATAGGCGGGGGAAAGGACGATGGCTTTTGGGCCGGCATTCGAACGGCATTGAAGCGCAGTGATTTTCGTCGCTTCATTATTCACTTTTTTCTTCTGTCTCTTGTCACCGGCATGGCCGTTCCCTTCATCATCGTCTATGCAAAAGAGGTGTACCTGCGAAGTGATCAAACGGTGATGCTGCTTACCGTCGTGGGAGGATTCGGTGCCATCGCCATGGGGCTCCTTTCCCGACTTCTCCTGGATCGCATTGGAGCAAAACCGCTTTATATGCTCTATACCATGCTTTTTACCGTTTCGCTTATTCCATTGGTAATTGCTCCGGATCTCGACGGAGGAATGGTCTTTTTTCTCCTTGCCTTCGTTTTCTTTTTCTACTATGCAGGACAGCTCGGCGGTCAGGTTTCAAGTAAAAACTATTTTTACGCCATTACCGATAAAACCGAGCATCTGAACCTCGGTATTGTCTATCAGATGACGATGGGAGTAGGGAATGCTGTCGGCGCCCTAACAGGAGGAGCCCTTCTCGGCCGTTTATTGGCCCTCCCAATGTTTAGCCTGGTAGATGCTTACCGAATTTACTTCGGTACCTTGCTTTTTTTCTTTCTGGTAATGATGGCGACGGCTCTTTTTATCAAGGATGCGGGACGCTATACGGTGGGAAACGCTCTTTCCATTATTTTCAGTCCCCGCGACCTTCGGGCCGTCGTTCTGCTTGATAAGCTCGACCGATCGGAAGACGTCCAGCAGGAGATGAAGGTTCTGGACGATATTGCCGAGGTCGGAAGTCCCGTTGCCGTTGATGAATTGCTCGAAAAACTGAAAAGTCCCCGGTTCTATGTAAGGGCAAGGGCCCTTAGGGCTTTGGAAGCCGTGCCGATGAATCAGGACATTACCAAGGTGCTGATCCGGGAGGTAAAGAAGCGGACCTACACAACAGCACATATTGCGGCAAGAATCATCGGCAGAAAACGACTGAAAGCCGGAGAAGCTGTTCTTATCTCTGCTTTACGCTCCCCCGATTATCTGCTGAAGGCGAATGCCATGATAGCCCTGGCCAGAATCGGCGGAAGTGATAAGCGGTCTCTCATCGAGGGAACCCTTGAGCGTAGCCACAATCCGATGGTCATTATGCATGGTGCAGTCGCCCTTCAGCTGCTTGGCGACATAGCAGCGTTACCTGCCCTGGCGGGGCTTCTGAAGCGAAAAGATCCTCCTTCCTTTTTGCGGGACGAGATCATCCTTTCCATGGCCGCTCTTCTTTCCATGGAGCGCTGGTTTTACCCCCTCTACTCACTTTTCCAGTCGAAAAGAAGGGATGGTGTCGATGAGTTACTCGATCGCTTCAATTCGGGGCTTGGAAAAGAACAAAAGGATGAATTTGCCGATCTGCATCTGGCTTGCTCGCTTATCTTGAAACAGCCGGAGCGTTTTTCGGAAGCACTGATCCCGGTTTTCAAGAGGCTGCCTTTACCTCATGGGCTTGAATCCGAACTCTTGGTACAGCTTGCTTCCGATCCTGAGCTCTTGCGTTTTGAACGGCTTCGCTTTTTTCTTGCGGCGATGTCGGTCCGATTTCTGCTCGGCGGCGGAAGCGATCATAAAAAGCGCTCACGAAAACATGGCAAGCGACTCTATCGACGAAAGGATGATCCTATCGATCTGTGA
- the speA gene encoding biosynthetic arginine decarboxylase: MDLKNGIRNWSTADAAEMYGIDNWGHGFFDLSEKGEVRVKLPWGGGEKRVSLLDIIDGIEARGYGLPVLLRFPDILGERIRTLNESFAKTMKQYEYRGAYRGVFPIKVNQQQQVIEEVVRFGGAYHHGLEAGSKPELLIALGMVRDPETPIICNGYKDEEFVDLALYGVKMGLQVILVIEQPGEISTIIRRSKKLGIEPTLGLRVKLSSTVGGKWAESAGDHSVFGLTAGQLVDAIEELSRADMLGTLRLLHYHLGSQIPNIRDIRSAVHEASRYYTALVHEGAPMGYLDIGGGLGVDYDGSRTTFVSSKNYSLDEYCSDVVDVIKMVMDEAGVEHPTVVTESGRATVAYYSVLLFNILDVNSLHDKELPDAIPEEAPEALTNMLEAYKGISIKNLQESYHDIIYYRDELRNLFMVGNASLRDRSVGDSIFWLALDRIVQLSRKMRFIPDELQKVESMLADIYYGNFSLFQSVPDNWAIDQLFPIMPIHRLNEEPDRRGVLADITCDCDGKIDHFIDLYGMQEYLPLHSFSPESRYVIGTFLVGAYQETLGDLHNLFGDTNIVSVALDEEGEIACTREVEGDSVSDVLSYVEYDPKRLIEGFRHLAENAVRKKSITPYDRKEIMKAYIDGMQGYTYYEV, from the coding sequence ATGGATCTTAAGAACGGAATACGAAATTGGTCGACGGCTGATGCCGCCGAAATGTATGGAATCGACAATTGGGGCCACGGTTTCTTTGATCTCTCGGAAAAGGGAGAGGTGCGTGTTAAACTGCCCTGGGGCGGCGGTGAAAAGCGTGTCAGCCTGCTTGATATCATAGACGGCATTGAGGCTCGTGGGTATGGTTTGCCCGTCCTCCTTCGTTTTCCCGACATTCTTGGGGAGCGGATCCGTACCCTCAACGAATCATTTGCCAAAACCATGAAGCAGTACGAATATCGCGGTGCCTACCGCGGTGTTTTTCCCATCAAGGTGAATCAGCAGCAGCAGGTTATCGAAGAAGTTGTTCGTTTCGGCGGAGCGTATCATCACGGCCTTGAGGCTGGAAGTAAGCCGGAGCTTCTCATTGCTCTGGGGATGGTTCGGGACCCTGAAACCCCTATCATCTGTAATGGATATAAAGACGAAGAGTTTGTCGACCTTGCCCTTTACGGGGTGAAAATGGGTCTTCAGGTGATTCTTGTGATTGAACAGCCCGGGGAGATATCCACCATTATCAGGCGTTCGAAAAAACTTGGGATTGAACCGACCTTGGGGCTGCGGGTCAAGCTTTCCTCCACCGTCGGAGGCAAATGGGCTGAGTCGGCCGGTGATCATTCGGTGTTCGGCCTCACCGCGGGCCAGTTGGTCGACGCGATTGAGGAACTATCCCGGGCGGATATGCTTGGCACCCTGCGGCTGCTTCATTATCACCTCGGAAGTCAAATCCCCAATATTCGCGACATCAGAAGTGCGGTTCATGAAGCAAGCCGCTATTACACCGCTTTGGTACATGAGGGGGCTCCCATGGGCTACCTGGATATCGGCGGTGGATTAGGGGTCGATTACGACGGTTCTCGAACCACCTTTGTGAGTAGCAAAAACTACAGCCTTGATGAGTACTGTTCCGATGTTGTGGATGTCATTAAAATGGTCATGGATGAGGCCGGTGTCGAACATCCGACGGTCGTTACCGAATCGGGAAGGGCGACCGTTGCCTACTATTCGGTCCTGCTTTTCAATATTCTCGATGTCAATAGCCTCCACGACAAGGAATTGCCCGATGCCATTCCAGAAGAGGCTCCGGAGGCTTTGACGAACATGCTTGAGGCCTATAAGGGTATCAGCATCAAGAACCTTCAGGAGAGCTATCATGATATCATCTATTATCGTGATGAGTTGCGTAATCTCTTTATGGTAGGCAATGCGAGCCTGAGGGACAGAAGTGTCGGTGATTCGATTTTCTGGCTCGCCCTGGATCGGATCGTCCAGTTGAGCAGAAAGATGCGTTTTATCCCGGACGAGCTTCAGAAGGTGGAATCGATGCTGGCTGATATCTATTACGGCAATTTCAGTCTCTTTCAAAGCGTCCCGGATAATTGGGCCATTGACCAGCTTTTTCCCATTATGCCGATTCATCGACTCAATGAAGAACCTGATCGCCGGGGGGTACTTGCCGACATCACCTGCGACTGCGACGGAAAGATCGATCACTTCATTGATCTTTACGGTATGCAGGAGTATCTGCCGTTGCACAGCTTTTCTCCTGAATCCCGATATGTCATAGGAACCTTTCTCGTTGGGGCCTATCAGGAAACCCTTGGCGATCTCCATAACCTTTTTGGTGACACGAACATTGTGAGTGTGGCCTTGGACGAAGAGGGTGAAATTGCTTGTACCCGTGAGGTCGAAGGGGATTCGGTCTCGGATGTGCTGAGCTATGTAGAATATGATCCCAAACGACTGATCGAGGGGTTTCGTCATCTTGCCGAAAATGCGGTCCGCAAGAAGTCGATCACCCCTTACGACCGAAAAGAGATCATGAAGGCCTACATCGACGGCATGCAGGGCTATACGTATTACGAAGTATAA
- a CDS encoding MGMT family protein: MTPFSERIIDAIRSIPVGTVASYSGVARWAGGPPGAARQVARLLHSSSSSRHLPWYRVVGADGTIRLPEGGGREEQAALLAGEGVEVSRSWRVDFLQFGVVAPVPGLWQQVSQ, encoded by the coding sequence GTGACTCCGTTTAGTGAGCGGATTATCGATGCCATCCGTTCGATACCCGTTGGCACCGTGGCCTCGTACTCGGGTGTTGCGCGTTGGGCCGGAGGACCTCCTGGGGCGGCTCGCCAGGTCGCCCGTCTTCTCCACTCTTCTTCATCCTCCAGGCACCTGCCCTGGTATCGGGTGGTCGGAGCCGATGGCACGATCAGGTTGCCGGAGGGGGGCGGGCGAGAAGAACAGGCGGCCTTGCTGGCCGGAGAAGGGGTGGAAGTCTCACGTTCCTGGCGTGTCGATTTCCTACAATTTGGTGTTGTTGCCCCGGTTCCCGGCCTTTGGCAGCAAGTATCCCAATAG
- a CDS encoding aldo/keto reductase: MLQYRNFPSGDERYPILGFGCMRFPTLTEGSGIDRQRAEEMLDYALEKGVNYFDTAWPYHDGESEPFLGRFLEERKARNRVNIATKLPSWLIRRKEDPMSFFLQQLERLRTDHVDHYLLHSLNSHTWNHLIKVGIFDFLDEIQGRGHAKMVGFSFHDEYSLFREILESYPWDFCQIQYNFLDTDYQAGLRGLKLAASKKIGVVVSEPLRGGCITRQVPPEIMAIWNEGAAYSPAEWALRYVWDDSRIQVVLSGMRTLEEVEENIRIASEVRTGSLGEEDFERYIRVSRFYEQRQKALCSGCRYCMPCTQGVAIPEVLHFLNEACMFRNPEGTADLYHRTIREKKGAQLCISCKVCERSCPQHLPIADLMQEAVEVLG; this comes from the coding sequence ATGTTGCAGTACAGAAACTTTCCATCAGGCGATGAGCGCTATCCGATTTTGGGATTCGGCTGTATGCGGTTTCCGACGCTCACCGAAGGTTCCGGAATCGATAGGCAACGGGCTGAAGAGATGCTTGATTATGCGCTTGAAAAGGGTGTCAACTATTTTGACACTGCCTGGCCCTACCACGACGGAGAAAGCGAACCCTTTCTGGGACGTTTTCTGGAAGAGCGAAAGGCTCGCAATCGGGTCAACATAGCTACGAAGCTGCCCAGCTGGCTTATCCGCAGAAAAGAAGATCCTATGTCTTTTTTTCTGCAACAGCTTGAGCGCCTCCGTACCGACCATGTTGATCATTATTTGCTTCATTCGTTGAATTCTCATACCTGGAATCACCTAATCAAAGTGGGGATCTTTGATTTTCTCGATGAGATTCAGGGGAGAGGTCACGCAAAGATGGTCGGATTTTCCTTTCACGATGAATATTCCCTTTTTCGGGAAATTCTTGAAAGCTATCCCTGGGATTTCTGTCAGATCCAATACAATTTCCTTGATACCGATTATCAAGCTGGACTGAGAGGATTGAAGCTTGCGGCTTCAAAGAAGATTGGGGTCGTTGTCAGTGAACCTCTGCGGGGAGGATGCATCACGCGGCAGGTTCCTCCGGAGATCATGGCGATCTGGAACGAAGGAGCTGCCTATTCTCCTGCGGAATGGGCTCTACGGTATGTCTGGGATGATAGTAGAATCCAGGTGGTTCTCAGCGGTATGCGGACGCTGGAAGAAGTGGAAGAAAATATCCGTATAGCCTCGGAAGTTCGTACCGGCTCCTTGGGGGAAGAGGATTTTGAGCGCTATATCCGAGTATCCAGATTTTACGAACAGCGGCAGAAGGCCCTTTGTTCCGGTTGTCGCTATTGTATGCCCTGTACACAGGGAGTTGCTATTCCCGAGGTTCTTCACTTCCTCAACGAAGCATGTATGTTTCGAAATCCGGAAGGCACCGCCGATTTATATCACAGAACCATCAGGGAAAAAAAGGGGGCCCAACTTTGCATATCCTGCAAGGTATGTGAGAGATCCTGTCCCCAGCATCTTCCGATAGCGGATCTCATGCAGGAGGCTGTGGAGGTCCTGGGGTGA
- a CDS encoding FadR/GntR family transcriptional regulator: MAKSVDKVQRVSVADQVYDILVKKITDGEWRIGEKIPSEIELSHQLGVSRVTLKIALQKLNTLGVTETRVGEGTFVCDFNLKNYFSELMRSNILNVSKNQINEFRILLEYCTMRLVVLNPAQPKKLSQLEKAFQKMTRAIEKEDDKSYHDAHFQFHRLICSMSNNLLFIQLYDAMTETFYQIYKSNSEKTWSTMGREESITHHRHLLDALKGRNLSRISQLQDELLLDEHIRT; this comes from the coding sequence ATGGCAAAAAGCGTGGACAAGGTACAGAGGGTGAGTGTTGCCGATCAGGTGTATGATATTCTGGTCAAAAAGATTACGGACGGTGAGTGGCGTATCGGAGAAAAAATCCCCTCGGAAATCGAACTTTCACATCAGCTTGGCGTGAGTAGAGTGACCCTGAAGATCGCGTTACAGAAACTGAACACGCTGGGCGTCACGGAAACACGTGTGGGAGAAGGTACCTTTGTGTGCGATTTCAACCTGAAGAATTATTTCTCTGAGCTGATGCGCAGCAACATTTTGAATGTGAGCAAAAACCAGATCAACGAATTTCGTATCCTTTTGGAATACTGCACCATGCGGTTGGTGGTTCTGAATCCGGCGCAGCCCAAAAAGCTATCACAGCTGGAAAAGGCCTTTCAGAAGATGACCCGCGCCATCGAGAAAGAGGACGACAAAAGCTACCACGATGCACATTTTCAGTTCCATCGTCTTATCTGTAGTATGTCCAACAATTTGCTGTTCATCCAGCTGTACGATGCCATGACCGAGACATTTTACCAGATCTATAAATCCAATTCTGAGAAAACCTGGAGCACCATGGGCCGCGAGGAGAGTATAACCCACCACCGCCATCTGCTTGATGCTCTGAAGGGCCGCAATCTGAGTCGTATCTCACAGCTGCAGGACGAGCTGTTGCTGGACGAGCACATCAGGACCTGA
- a CDS encoding mandelate racemase/muconate lactonizing enzyme family protein, which produces MKITNVDIYMLDAGAQRASRRPICCRVWTDEGIYGDGEAGIAFDYAAPAGVGMLQDISRLVIGMDPMRVDEVWQRMFKISFWGQGGGPVVFAAISAIDIALMDIKGKALHVPVYELIGGKVNDSIRCYASQLQFGWNEDVGPRGTAEEYAAICRYAMDDGYDAVKLDFTMYDRDKKDIPNAQCEGFLSNDFYKMVEERIAAIREACGDVDIIMENHGRTDVTSAIKLGELCDKYNFYAYEEPTTPLRPEFQKLVRERVKTPLAAGERLYSRWQFLNYFEDNSIQLVQPDACNCGGISECKKICTMAEAFDVKAQIHCAGGPISTAAALQLTAATTNFAIYEHHFRSTQSSIARLGKYDYQPQNGNFSVSDRPGLGQELSEAAIAEALVHVTVSEP; this is translated from the coding sequence ATGAAAATCACAAACGTGGATATCTACATGCTGGACGCAGGAGCACAGAGGGCCAGTCGACGGCCCATCTGCTGCCGAGTGTGGACAGATGAAGGTATCTACGGCGACGGCGAAGCGGGCATTGCATTCGATTATGCGGCCCCCGCGGGAGTGGGCATGCTGCAGGACATCTCCCGCCTGGTGATCGGCATGGACCCCATGCGCGTGGACGAGGTGTGGCAGCGTATGTTTAAAATCAGCTTTTGGGGTCAGGGAGGAGGACCGGTGGTGTTCGCCGCTATCAGCGCCATCGATATCGCCCTGATGGACATCAAGGGCAAGGCCCTACATGTGCCGGTTTATGAGCTGATCGGAGGCAAGGTGAACGACAGCATCCGCTGTTATGCCAGCCAGTTGCAGTTCGGCTGGAACGAAGACGTAGGCCCCCGGGGCACGGCCGAGGAGTATGCAGCTATATGCAGGTATGCCATGGATGATGGCTACGACGCAGTGAAGCTGGACTTTACCATGTATGACCGTGATAAAAAGGACATTCCGAACGCTCAGTGCGAGGGTTTCCTGTCCAACGATTTTTACAAAATGGTAGAGGAGCGCATCGCGGCCATTCGGGAGGCGTGCGGCGACGTAGATATCATCATGGAGAACCATGGGCGCACGGATGTCACTTCCGCCATCAAGCTGGGCGAACTGTGTGACAAGTACAATTTCTATGCCTATGAAGAACCTACTACCCCTCTGCGCCCCGAATTCCAGAAGCTGGTGCGCGAGCGTGTGAAAACACCTTTGGCGGCGGGAGAGCGACTGTACAGCCGATGGCAGTTTCTGAATTATTTCGAGGATAACTCCATCCAGCTGGTGCAGCCCGATGCCTGCAACTGCGGCGGCATTTCGGAGTGCAAGAAGATATGTACCATGGCAGAAGCTTTTGATGTGAAGGCGCAAATTCACTGCGCAGGCGGTCCCATCTCCACAGCGGCGGCGTTGCAGCTGACGGCGGCCACCACCAACTTCGCCATTTATGAACACCATTTTCGCAGCACGCAGTCGTCCATCGCCCGGCTTGGCAAATATGATTATCAGCCTCAAAACGGTAATTTCTCTGTTTCCGATCGTCCGGGCCTTGGCCAGGAGCTTTCGGAGGCCGCAATTGCAGAAGCATTGGTCCACGTGACCGTGTCAGAACCATAA
- a CDS encoding MFS transporter, whose amino-acid sequence MKNIKLLGLDKTYKQWLTLMAIFMGGGTIYKLAYIRDVYYTQMMAATGATNVQMGLMMTAFAATCVFCFLPGGWLVDLFPAKYLVSAGLIITGIAGLVEATLPPMKVILVIQGIYGISTTLLFWESMFKGVRLLGNKNEQGRLFGILEGGRGITGTVISFISLAVYAKLGSDKLGMRGAMFVYAIALIIFGLIALFMMEKNEVEGRVDAIKALKGLGKVCTLPKVWIAGCIVWMGYASYNGLSYFSPYLVKVLGVSQTATSAISIVRTYLFAIICAPIAGMIADKMGSRINFLKYVFALGTIMCAATIVLSVLDCGIGVFIFIMLVVAAIILAMRGTYYSTTAEIGIPIVLSGAALGLISQLGNAPDLYISALYGWFLDAYPGKQGYLMVFGTMAVQFLIACILCIVLHGMNKRDAANNKKVVFDIEGGDVID is encoded by the coding sequence GTGAAAAACATAAAATTGCTTGGACTGGACAAAACCTACAAGCAGTGGCTTACACTGATGGCCATTTTCATGGGCGGCGGCACCATTTATAAACTGGCTTATATTCGTGATGTCTATTATACCCAGATGATGGCGGCCACAGGTGCCACTAACGTGCAGATGGGTCTGATGATGACCGCCTTTGCCGCTACATGTGTTTTCTGTTTTTTACCCGGTGGATGGCTTGTAGACCTTTTCCCTGCAAAATATCTGGTTTCCGCCGGTCTTATTATCACCGGTATAGCTGGCCTTGTAGAGGCCACACTCCCCCCAATGAAGGTTATTTTGGTTATTCAGGGTATCTATGGCATATCTACCACGCTGTTGTTCTGGGAATCTATGTTCAAAGGTGTTCGTCTGCTGGGCAACAAGAATGAACAAGGGCGTTTGTTTGGTATTCTTGAGGGTGGCCGAGGTATCACAGGAACCGTTATTTCCTTTATTTCCCTGGCCGTTTATGCCAAGCTGGGTTCTGATAAGCTAGGTATGCGCGGTGCAATGTTTGTTTATGCGATTGCATTGATTATTTTTGGTTTGATTGCACTATTCATGATGGAAAAAAACGAAGTGGAAGGACGCGTGGATGCAATCAAAGCATTAAAGGGTCTTGGGAAGGTATGTACATTGCCAAAGGTGTGGATCGCCGGTTGCATCGTGTGGATGGGCTATGCTTCCTACAACGGCCTGAGCTATTTCAGCCCCTATCTTGTCAAGGTACTGGGAGTGTCTCAAACTGCAACATCGGCTATTTCGATCGTGCGTACGTATCTGTTCGCCATTATCTGCGCACCCATTGCCGGCATGATTGCCGATAAAATGGGTTCCCGTATCAATTTTCTAAAATATGTGTTTGCTCTTGGTACGATTATGTGCGCCGCCACGATCGTCCTTTCCGTGCTGGACTGCGGCATCGGTGTGTTCATCTTCATCATGCTGGTAGTCGCCGCCATTATTCTGGCAATGCGCGGCACGTACTATTCCACCACCGCTGAAATCGGCATTCCCATTGTGCTTTCCGGCGCTGCCTTGGGGCTGATATCTCAGCTGGGAAACGCACCGGATTTGTATATTTCCGCGTTGTACGGCTGGTTCCTCGACGCCTATCCCGGCAAACAGGGATACCTTATGGTGTTCGGCACCATGGCCGTACAGTTTCTGATTGCCTGCATCCTGTGTATCGTTCTCCACGGAATGAACAAACGCGATGCAGCGAATAACAAGAAAGTTGTTTTTGATATTGAAGGCGGAGACGTCATAGACTGA